One window of the Bradyrhizobium sp. NP1 genome contains the following:
- a CDS encoding RtcB family protein — MRSDPYRERARELAIEAGLDPDAKIDRPGQRPMPLWCTFRDAARKEHLAREAQAIAADVAIAPQAPQYKDSLLKVFGQHEEATLAQMKTCMAVGNVVGGVICADGHLGYAQPVGGVIAYEKQISISGVGFDIGCGNMAARLDTRFGDLENRIGAIIRDIHRVISFGIGRVNDERVDHELFDDDDAWRESDMGAYRRKAVAQLGTVGSGNHYVDLMRDESGFVWIGVHFGSRGLGHTSATRYLKAAGGKDGMNVPPAVIDEDSEIGRRYIAAMQLAGRYAYAGREWVIERVRKIIGGTVTETVHNHHNYAWRETHGGRDLWVVRKGATPAFPGQRGFVGGSMGDDAVIIEGVESEEAKASLYSTIHGAGRLFGRKEAKRRFTRAEMDAWLQSRGVSLIGADLDESPMAYRRLPEVLAAHAGSVKVVHSLRPFAVVMAGANEFDPFKD; from the coding sequence ATGCGATCCGATCCCTATCGAGAGCGGGCGAGGGAGCTGGCAATTGAGGCCGGTCTCGATCCCGATGCGAAAATCGACCGGCCGGGCCAGCGTCCGATGCCGCTGTGGTGCACGTTCCGCGACGCGGCGCGCAAGGAGCACCTCGCTCGCGAGGCGCAGGCCATCGCGGCCGATGTCGCGATTGCGCCGCAGGCGCCGCAATACAAGGACAGCCTGCTGAAGGTGTTCGGTCAGCACGAGGAAGCGACGCTCGCGCAGATGAAGACCTGCATGGCGGTCGGAAACGTCGTGGGCGGCGTGATCTGCGCCGATGGCCATCTCGGCTATGCGCAGCCGGTCGGCGGCGTGATCGCCTATGAGAAGCAGATCAGCATCTCCGGCGTCGGCTTCGACATCGGCTGCGGCAACATGGCGGCGCGGCTTGATACGCGGTTCGGCGATCTGGAGAACCGGATCGGGGCGATCATCCGCGACATCCACAGGGTGATCTCGTTCGGCATCGGGCGCGTCAACGACGAGCGCGTCGATCACGAGCTGTTCGACGATGACGATGCCTGGCGCGAGTCCGACATGGGCGCGTACCGGCGTAAGGCGGTCGCCCAGCTCGGCACGGTCGGTTCCGGTAACCACTATGTCGACCTGATGCGCGACGAGAGCGGCTTCGTCTGGATCGGCGTGCATTTTGGCAGCCGCGGCCTCGGGCACACCAGCGCGACCCGCTACCTCAAGGCCGCTGGTGGCAAGGACGGCATGAACGTGCCGCCCGCCGTCATCGACGAGGACAGCGAGATCGGGCGGCGCTACATCGCCGCCATGCAGCTCGCCGGTCGCTATGCCTATGCCGGTCGCGAGTGGGTGATCGAGCGCGTGCGCAAGATCATCGGCGGTACGGTGACCGAGACGGTGCACAACCACCACAACTACGCCTGGCGCGAGACCCACGGCGGCAGGGACCTGTGGGTGGTGCGCAAGGGCGCGACGCCGGCCTTTCCGGGCCAGCGTGGTTTCGTCGGCGGCTCGATGGGCGACGACGCCGTGATCATCGAGGGCGTCGAGTCGGAGGAGGCGAAAGCGTCGCTCTACTCGACAATCCACGGCGCCGGGCGGCTGTTCGGACGCAAGGAGGCCAAGCGCAGGTTCACCCGCGCCGAGATGGACGCCTGGTTGCAGTCGCGCGGCGTCAGCCTCATCGGCGCCGATCTCGACGAGAGCCCGATGGCCTACCGCCGGCTGCCGGAGGTGCTTGCCGCGCATGCCGGCTCGGTCAAGGTGGTGCACAGCCTGCGCCCCTTTGCCGTGGTGATGGCGGGCGCCAACGAGTTCGATCCGTTCAAGGATTGA
- a CDS encoding Rrf2 family transcriptional regulator codes for MQLSEGVEWAVHSCTMLAGLDADQALTTTQLAEFFDLPRDYLAKHLQALSNAGLLAATRGRSGGYRLARPASEVTLRDVMIAIEGSRPSFRCQEIRQRGLSGQPRACYRRACGIARAMWAAEKVWLAELEKTTLAALIAEAAREVSREQKAAIARWLGRET; via the coding sequence ATGCAGCTATCGGAGGGGGTCGAGTGGGCGGTGCATAGCTGCACCATGCTTGCGGGCCTTGACGCCGATCAGGCGCTGACCACGACGCAGCTTGCGGAATTCTTCGACCTTCCGCGGGACTATCTCGCCAAGCACCTGCAGGCGCTGTCGAATGCGGGGCTTCTGGCGGCGACGCGGGGGCGTTCGGGCGGTTACCGGCTGGCGCGGCCGGCATCGGAGGTCACGCTGCGCGACGTGATGATTGCGATCGAGGGATCGCGGCCGAGCTTCCGTTGTCAGGAGATACGCCAGCGCGGACTGAGCGGCCAGCCGCGCGCCTGCTACAGGCGCGCCTGCGGCATCGCGCGGGCGATGTGGGCCGCGGAGAAGGTGTGGCTCGCCGAGCTCGAGAAGACGACGCTTGCGGCACTGATCGCCGAAGCCGCGCGCGAGGTCTCGAGGGAGCAGAAAGCGGCCATCGCGCGATGGCTTGGACGGGAGACGTGA
- a CDS encoding ATP-binding protein, whose translation MIKSLRGRLFAGLTAIIIATGAIGGLFAYLWAFEEAMELQDSVLMQLASLAQNGGFAGGQPLQGVEEDTEVWVIELGSTPRGSTDDRRLFGLQDGLQVATRKGQPIRVLVRTRPDGSRYAVAQPTAARDETARDVAFRTLLPIAALIPCLLLVTALVIAYSLRPIVRLASDLDARRADDLTPLPLAKMPSELHPFIASINGLLARMRSMIDQQRRFVADAAHELRTPITALSLQAENLDPVELPAPARERLAALKKGIQRAKHLLEQLLVLARQEATALDTADMPPTALDRAVKEVVADLLPQATDRGIDLGFELAEPLTVRAEPVMLAMVIRNLLDNALRFTPSGASVDIGVYREGEAAIVQIEDSGPGIAPGDIDKVFEPFFRGSRSEAEGSGLGLSIVTRVLDRLGGSIALENMSGAARSGLRVTVRLPIAAGLGAAA comes from the coding sequence ATGATCAAGTCCTTGCGCGGGCGGCTGTTCGCCGGGCTGACCGCGATCATCATCGCGACCGGCGCGATCGGCGGCCTGTTCGCCTATCTGTGGGCCTTCGAGGAGGCGATGGAGCTCCAGGACTCCGTCCTGATGCAGCTTGCGAGCCTCGCCCAGAATGGCGGTTTCGCCGGCGGACAGCCGCTTCAGGGTGTCGAGGAGGACACCGAGGTCTGGGTCATCGAACTGGGAAGCACGCCGCGCGGCTCCACCGACGACCGTCGCCTGTTCGGCCTGCAAGACGGCCTGCAGGTCGCAACCCGCAAGGGACAGCCGATCCGCGTGCTCGTGCGGACGCGCCCTGACGGCAGCCGCTACGCCGTGGCGCAGCCGACCGCCGCGCGCGACGAGACCGCACGCGACGTGGCCTTTCGCACGCTGCTGCCGATCGCGGCGCTGATTCCGTGTCTGCTGCTGGTGACCGCGTTGGTCATCGCCTATTCGCTGCGCCCGATCGTGCGGCTGGCCTCCGATCTCGACGCCAGGCGCGCCGATGACCTGACCCCGCTGCCGCTTGCGAAAATGCCGAGCGAGCTGCATCCGTTCATCGCCTCCATCAACGGGCTGCTCGCGCGCATGCGGTCGATGATCGACCAGCAGCGGCGTTTCGTCGCCGACGCGGCGCATGAGCTGCGCACGCCGATCACCGCGCTCAGCCTGCAGGCGGAGAATCTCGACCCGGTCGAACTTCCGGCGCCTGCCCGGGAACGTCTTGCGGCGCTCAAGAAAGGCATACAGCGCGCCAAGCATCTGCTGGAGCAGCTCCTTGTCCTGGCGCGGCAGGAGGCGACCGCCCTCGACACCGCCGATATGCCGCCGACGGCGCTCGACCGCGCCGTGAAGGAAGTGGTGGCCGACCTGTTGCCGCAGGCGACCGATCGCGGCATCGATCTCGGATTCGAGTTGGCCGAGCCGCTGACGGTGCGGGCTGAACCCGTGATGCTCGCGATGGTGATCCGCAACCTGCTCGACAATGCGCTCCGCTTCACGCCGTCGGGCGCAAGCGTCGATATCGGGGTCTATCGCGAGGGCGAGGCGGCCATCGTGCAGATCGAGGATAGCGGGCCCGGCATCGCACCCGGCGACATCGACAAGGTCTTCGAGCCGTTTTTCCGCGGCTCCCGTTCGGAAGCAGAGGGGAGCGGTCTTGGCCTGTCGATCGTGACGCGCGTTCTGGACCGGCTGGGCGGCTCGATCGCGCTGGAGAACATGAGCGGCGCGGCCCGGTCCGGGCTCCGCGTGACGGTTCGCTTGCCGATCGCGGCCGGCCTCGGCGCGGCGGCGTAG
- a CDS encoding metallophosphoesterase family protein: MAKRLVFAIGDIHGCFEELRSLLDLCSGNAGRIEHEFVLLGDYVDRGPASNEVIAYLMRAQAAGKPRFRCLLGNHDSMLSIAANPGRSDAELMQWWANGGEATLDAYGIDDPSDLPPDHLAWIRSLPYCLHENDRFFVHAGVRPGIVLAAQSEHDMLWIREPFLSSGLWHGALVVHGHTPTATRAPEVRSNRINLDTGACFGGPLTAAAFGSDRLDPLFFVNSDGLRFQITAD; encoded by the coding sequence ATGGCAAAGCGTCTTGTTTTCGCGATAGGGGATATCCATGGCTGTTTCGAGGAGCTGAGATCGCTGCTCGACCTCTGCAGTGGAAACGCCGGCCGCATCGAGCACGAGTTCGTGTTGCTGGGCGACTACGTGGACAGGGGGCCTGCATCCAATGAGGTGATCGCCTACCTGATGCGTGCGCAGGCCGCCGGCAAGCCGCGGTTTCGGTGCTTGCTGGGAAATCACGACAGCATGCTTTCGATTGCCGCGAACCCCGGGCGTTCCGACGCCGAGCTAATGCAGTGGTGGGCCAATGGCGGGGAGGCGACGCTCGATGCCTACGGCATAGATGACCCTTCCGACCTGCCGCCGGACCACCTCGCATGGATAAGATCGCTTCCTTATTGCTTGCACGAGAACGATCGATTCTTCGTCCATGCCGGCGTGAGGCCCGGCATTGTGCTCGCGGCTCAATCCGAACACGACATGCTGTGGATACGCGAGCCGTTCCTGTCTTCGGGGCTTTGGCACGGGGCTTTGGTGGTGCATGGCCACACGCCGACGGCAACACGTGCGCCAGAGGTGCGGTCCAATCGCATCAATCTCGACACCGGAGCCTGTTTTGGCGGACCGCTGACCGCCGCGGCGTTCGGCTCCGACCGATTGGATCCGCTTTTCTTTGTCAACAGCGACGGCTTGCGGTTTCAGATAACGGCGGATTGA
- a CDS encoding GNAT family N-acetyltransferase: MAEPDFQPTLSGPTITIRPITRDDWRDLFAVASDPGIWELHPASDRYKEAEFRKFFDGAVHSKMGFVFVDRATGQLIGSSRYHGYEPMLSEIEIGWTFLARDHWGGGANREVKRLMLDHAFTFVDTVVFWVGEKNLRSQGAMAKIGGIKRAGLFTRALTGDQQRHVIFEITKRQYQAGGRGLLM, from the coding sequence ATGGCAGAACCCGATTTCCAGCCGACACTCAGCGGACCCACCATCACCATCCGGCCGATCACCCGCGACGACTGGCGGGATTTGTTCGCCGTCGCTTCCGATCCCGGAATCTGGGAGTTGCACCCGGCCTCCGATCGCTACAAGGAAGCCGAATTCAGGAAGTTTTTCGATGGCGCGGTCCATTCGAAGATGGGTTTTGTGTTCGTCGACCGCGCGACCGGCCAGCTGATCGGCTCCAGCCGCTACCATGGCTACGAGCCGATGCTGAGCGAGATCGAGATCGGATGGACGTTCCTGGCGCGCGACCACTGGGGCGGCGGCGCCAATCGCGAGGTCAAGCGGCTGATGCTCGACCACGCCTTCACCTTCGTCGATACTGTCGTGTTCTGGGTCGGCGAGAAGAACCTGCGCTCGCAGGGCGCGATGGCCAAGATCGGCGGCATCAAGCGCGCGGGCCTGTTCACGCGCGCGCTGACCGGCGACCAGCAGCGCCACGTGATCTTCGAGATCACCAAGCGGCAGTATCAGGCCGGCGGGCGCGGGCTCCTGATGTGA
- a CDS encoding usg protein, with protein sequence MVSRVVSDDFRKQVLGYGLTTAQILYRMPDHPSLLQTYVWQNYDLFPKFPALQDFLAFWQKKLDGPLYSVTVAHSRLIKPAELRAVDGVFRLH encoded by the coding sequence ATGGTCTCGAGGGTTGTTTCCGACGACTTTCGGAAGCAGGTGCTGGGTTACGGGCTGACGACGGCGCAGATTCTTTATCGGATGCCGGATCACCCGTCGTTGCTGCAAACCTATGTCTGGCAGAACTACGACCTGTTTCCGAAATTTCCGGCGTTGCAGGATTTCCTCGCGTTTTGGCAGAAAAAGCTCGATGGCCCGCTCTACTCCGTGACGGTGGCGCATTCGCGCCTGATCAAGCCGGCGGAGCTGCGCGCGGTCGACGGCGTGTTCCGCCTGCACTGA
- a CDS encoding MBL fold metallo-hydrolase, which yields MLDLGLPLDAPDLARASLPEIDGLEAPSASLLAIIVSHGHRDHWGLIPKVQATIPLAMGAATEAIMAAASRFVPGGVALNAAYHLVSGKPMSIGPFKIIPHLVDHSGFDAYALEIEAGGKRLFYSGDLRAHGRKGSLFERLVRNPPENIDIMLMEGSSLGRLANDQRFPSETDLEEGFLRRFEETSGIALVACSAQNIDRVVTIYRAAKRAGRTLLVDAYAAEVLSATGYATIPKPEHGWPNVAVYIPQSQRVQLVKNGIAPLVDKYRDFRLWPEQLRDKAGRLVMLFRGWMMQDLDRADALAGARVIWSQWDGYLADGAGARLRADCERRGIPFETLHTSGHASVPDLKRLASAIRPCRLIPIHTFGRNQFPSLFDNVTLAEDGEWIDV from the coding sequence TTGCTGGATCTGGGCTTGCCTCTGGATGCGCCGGACCTTGCGAGAGCCAGCCTCCCGGAGATTGACGGTCTCGAAGCGCCGTCGGCAAGCCTCCTCGCCATCATTGTCTCGCATGGGCACCGGGATCATTGGGGTCTCATTCCAAAGGTCCAGGCCACGATTCCGCTGGCCATGGGAGCGGCGACGGAAGCCATCATGGCCGCGGCGTCCCGTTTCGTGCCCGGCGGCGTAGCGCTGAACGCTGCCTATCACCTCGTATCCGGCAAGCCGATGTCGATCGGTCCATTCAAGATCATACCGCATCTCGTGGACCATTCGGGTTTTGACGCCTATGCGCTCGAAATCGAAGCCGGCGGGAAGCGGCTATTCTATTCCGGCGATCTTCGGGCGCACGGGAGAAAAGGCAGCCTGTTCGAACGGCTGGTGCGCAATCCCCCAGAAAACATCGACATCATGCTGATGGAGGGATCAAGTCTTGGAAGGCTTGCAAATGACCAGCGATTTCCCAGCGAGACCGATCTTGAGGAAGGGTTTCTCAGGCGGTTCGAGGAAACGAGCGGGATCGCCCTGGTCGCCTGTTCAGCGCAAAACATTGACAGGGTGGTGACGATCTATCGCGCCGCGAAACGCGCTGGCCGCACGTTGCTTGTGGACGCCTATGCAGCCGAGGTGCTGTCCGCGACGGGATACGCAACCATACCCAAGCCGGAACATGGCTGGCCCAACGTCGCGGTCTACATTCCGCAGTCGCAAAGGGTCCAGCTCGTCAAGAACGGCATCGCGCCGCTGGTCGACAAGTACCGGGATTTCCGCCTCTGGCCCGAACAACTAAGGGACAAGGCTGGCCGGCTAGTCATGCTGTTTCGCGGTTGGATGATGCAAGACCTCGATCGTGCTGACGCACTGGCGGGAGCGCGCGTGATCTGGTCGCAGTGGGATGGATATCTGGCTGATGGAGCCGGAGCAAGGCTGCGAGCGGATTGCGAAAGGCGCGGAATTCCCTTTGAAACCCTTCATACCTCGGGCCACGCAAGCGTTCCGGACTTGAAGCGCCTCGCATCGGCTATTCGACCCTGTCGCCTCATTCCGATCCATACCTTCGGAAGGAACCAATTTCCCTCGCTATTTGACAACGTGACGCTCGCCGAGGATGGCGAGTGGATTGACGTCTGA
- a CDS encoding DUF899 domain-containing protein yields MDRNKTEDTQNHKGRPGMNTPPIVSASAWEAARQQMLVKEKSFTRARDALAAERRRMPWMAVEKTYAFEGPQGKASLLDLFEGRRQLVIYRAFFEPGVFGWPEHACRGCSLGADQVAHLSHLNARDTTLAYASRAPQADIARLKARMGWDMPWYTITDSFDADFGVDEWHGHNAFIRDGDKVFRTYFINSRGDEAMGTTWSYLDMTALGRQEIWEDSPQGYPQTPTYKWWNWHDNYGAETSPNQKWVEVSDAGEAAFRKDSKPQ; encoded by the coding sequence ATGGACAGGAACAAGACGGAAGACACGCAGAACCACAAGGGACGTCCCGGAATGAACACGCCTCCGATCGTGTCGGCCAGCGCGTGGGAGGCTGCGCGCCAGCAGATGCTCGTAAAGGAGAAATCCTTTACGCGCGCGCGAGATGCGCTCGCCGCCGAGCGTCGGCGGATGCCGTGGATGGCGGTGGAAAAGACCTATGCGTTCGAGGGACCGCAGGGCAAGGCGAGCCTGCTCGACCTGTTCGAAGGCCGTCGCCAGCTCGTCATCTATCGCGCCTTCTTCGAGCCCGGCGTGTTCGGCTGGCCCGAGCACGCCTGCCGCGGCTGCTCGCTGGGCGCCGATCAGGTTGCCCACCTCTCCCATCTCAACGCGCGCGACACCACGCTGGCCTATGCCTCTCGGGCGCCGCAGGCGGACATCGCGCGCCTGAAGGCGCGGATGGGCTGGGATATGCCCTGGTACACCATCACCGACAGCTTCGATGCGGATTTCGGCGTGGACGAATGGCACGGCCACAACGCGTTCATCCGCGACGGCGACAAGGTGTTCCGCACCTACTTCATCAATAGCCGCGGCGACGAGGCGATGGGGACCACTTGGAGCTACCTCGACATGACGGCGCTCGGGCGCCAGGAGATCTGGGAGGACTCGCCGCAAGGCTACCCTCAGACTCCAACATACAAGTGGTGGAACTGGCACGACAATTACGGCGCCGAGACGTCGCCCAATCAGAAGTGGGTCGAGGTGTCAGATGCCGGAGAAGCCGCCTTCCGAAAGGACTCGAAGCCGCAGTAG
- a CDS encoding carboxymuconolactone decarboxylase family protein: MSSRLELKKVTPNGYKAFGPLYEYVASCGLDRALVDLMFLRVSQINGCAYCVDLHWRDLSKAGADPRKLNSLITWQEAPFFSARERAALIWAESLTRVADTGVPDGDYAAVKAEFSEKEVADLTIVISLMNAMNRIGVSTRLAPAATVAA; encoded by the coding sequence ATGTCGTCGCGTCTCGAACTGAAGAAGGTCACCCCTAACGGCTACAAGGCTTTCGGCCCGCTTTACGAATATGTCGCGTCCTGCGGGCTCGACCGCGCATTGGTCGATCTGATGTTCCTGCGCGTGTCGCAGATCAATGGCTGCGCCTACTGTGTCGACCTGCACTGGCGCGACCTGTCCAAGGCCGGCGCCGACCCGCGCAAGCTCAACAGCCTGATCACCTGGCAGGAGGCGCCGTTCTTCAGCGCGCGCGAACGGGCCGCGCTGATCTGGGCCGAAAGCCTGACCCGGGTCGCCGACACCGGCGTTCCGGACGGCGATTATGCGGCAGTGAAGGCCGAATTTTCCGAAAAGGAGGTCGCCGATCTCACCATCGTCATTTCGCTGATGAACGCCATGAACCGGATCGGCGTCTCGACGCGGCTGGCGCCGGCGGCGACGGTAGCGGCGTGA
- a CDS encoding co-chaperone GroES produces the protein MKFRPLHDRVVVKRIDAEEKTAGGIIIPDTAKEKPSQGEVVAVGPGGRDESGKLIPIDLQVGDRVLFGKWSGTEVKIDGQELLIMKESDIMGVLTDTAAKKKAA, from the coding sequence ATGAAATTCCGTCCGCTTCACGACCGCGTCGTGGTCAAGCGCATCGACGCCGAAGAGAAGACCGCAGGCGGCATCATCATTCCCGACACGGCCAAGGAAAAGCCCTCCCAGGGCGAAGTCGTCGCTGTCGGCCCCGGCGGCCGTGACGAGAGCGGGAAGCTGATCCCGATCGATCTTCAGGTGGGCGACCGCGTGCTGTTCGGCAAGTGGTCCGGCACCGAGGTCAAGATCGACGGCCAAGAGCTGCTGATCATGAAGGAGAGCGACATCATGGGCGTTCTCACCGACACCGCCGCCAAGAAGAAGGCCGCCTGA
- the groL gene encoding chaperonin GroEL (60 kDa chaperone family; promotes refolding of misfolded polypeptides especially under stressful conditions; forms two stacked rings of heptamers to form a barrel-shaped 14mer; ends can be capped by GroES; misfolded proteins enter the barrel where they are refolded when GroES binds), with protein sequence MSAKDVKFGVDARDRMLRGVDILNNAVRVTLGPKGRNVVLDKSFGAPRITKDGVTVAKEIELEDKFENMGAQMVREVASKSADAAGDGTTTATVLAAAIVREGAKAVAAGMNPMDLKRGIDLAVEAVVADLVKNSKKVTSNEEIAQVGTISANGDAEIGKFLADAMKKVGNEGVITVEEAKSLETELDVVEGMQFDRGYISPYFVTNADKMRVEMDDPYILINEKKLSSLNELLPLLEAVVQTGKPLLIVAEDVEGEALATLVVNRLRGGLKVAAVKAPGFGDRRKAMLQDIAILTGGQAISEDLGIKLENVTLNMLGRAKKVMIDKENTTIVNGGGKKADIEARVQQIKAQIEETTSDYDREKLQERLAKLAGGVAVIRVGGATEVEVKERKDRVDDAMHATRAAVEEGILPGGGVALLRASEHLKGLRPKNEDQKTGIEIVRKALSWPARQIAINAGEDGSVVVGKILEKDQYGYGFDSQTGDYVNLVSKGIIDPTKVVRTAIQNASSVAGLLITTEAMVAELPKKQSAGPAMPPGGGMGGMDF encoded by the coding sequence ATGTCAGCTAAAGATGTGAAATTCGGCGTCGACGCCCGCGACCGCATGCTGCGCGGTGTCGACATTCTCAACAACGCCGTGAGGGTCACGCTCGGCCCGAAGGGCCGCAACGTGGTGCTCGACAAGTCGTTCGGCGCTCCCCGCATCACCAAGGACGGCGTCACCGTCGCCAAGGAAATCGAGCTCGAGGACAAGTTCGAGAACATGGGCGCGCAGATGGTGCGCGAAGTCGCCTCCAAGTCGGCTGACGCGGCCGGCGACGGCACCACCACCGCGACCGTGCTTGCGGCCGCGATCGTGCGCGAAGGCGCCAAGGCGGTTGCCGCCGGCATGAACCCGATGGACCTCAAGCGCGGCATCGACCTCGCGGTCGAGGCTGTGGTTGCGGACCTCGTCAAGAACTCCAAGAAGGTCACCTCCAACGAGGAGATCGCCCAGGTCGGCACCATTTCGGCCAACGGCGATGCCGAGATCGGCAAGTTCCTCGCCGACGCCATGAAGAAGGTCGGCAACGAGGGCGTCATCACGGTCGAGGAAGCCAAGTCGCTGGAGACCGAGCTCGACGTCGTCGAGGGCATGCAGTTCGACCGCGGCTACATCTCGCCCTACTTCGTCACCAACGCCGACAAGATGCGCGTTGAGATGGACGATCCCTACATCCTGATCAACGAGAAGAAGCTGTCCTCGCTGAATGAGCTGCTGCCGCTGCTGGAAGCCGTCGTGCAGACCGGCAAGCCGCTGCTCATCGTCGCCGAGGACGTCGAGGGCGAAGCGCTCGCCACCCTCGTCGTCAACCGCCTGCGCGGCGGGCTGAAGGTCGCGGCCGTCAAGGCTCCGGGCTTCGGCGATCGCCGCAAGGCCATGCTGCAGGACATCGCGATCCTGACCGGCGGCCAGGCGATCTCGGAAGATCTCGGCATCAAGCTCGAGAACGTCACGCTCAACATGCTGGGCCGCGCCAAGAAGGTGATGATCGACAAGGAGAACACCACCATCGTCAACGGCGGCGGCAAGAAGGCCGACATCGAGGCGCGCGTACAGCAGATCAAGGCGCAGATCGAGGAGACTACCTCGGACTACGACCGTGAGAAGCTGCAGGAGCGTCTGGCCAAGCTCGCCGGCGGCGTCGCGGTGATCCGCGTCGGCGGCGCGACCGAGGTCGAGGTGAAGGAGCGCAAGGATCGCGTTGATGACGCGATGCACGCGACCCGCGCCGCGGTCGAGGAAGGCATCCTGCCGGGCGGCGGCGTCGCCCTGCTGCGAGCCTCCGAGCACCTCAAGGGCCTGCGCCCGAAGAACGAGGACCAGAAGACCGGCATCGAGATCGTCCGCAAGGCGCTCTCCTGGCCGGCTCGCCAGATCGCGATCAACGCGGGCGAGGACGGCTCGGTCGTCGTCGGAAAGATCCTGGAGAAGGATCAGTACGGCTACGGCTTCGACAGCCAGACCGGCGACTACGTCAACCTGGTCTCCAAGGGCATCATCGACCCGACCAAGGTGGTGCGCACCGCGATCCAGAACGCCTCCTCCGTGGCCGGCCTTCTGATCACGACCGAAGCCATGGTCGCCGAGCTGCCGAAGAAGCAGTCGGCCGGCCCCGCGATGCCTCCGGGCGGCGGCATGGGCGGCATGGACTTCTAA
- a CDS encoding response regulator transcription factor, whose protein sequence is MRVLLIEDDTMIGAAVEQALKDAAYAVDWVTDGETAVDAATSESYELALLDLGLPKADGRDVLRRLRALGRRLPVIIVTARDGVDDRIEGLDLGADDYLIKPFEIRELLARMRAVLRREGSGSSTLLTNGKLTLDPATREASFLDQTSRLTAREFALLQALLARPGTILSRSELERQIYGWNEEVESNSVEFLIHTIRKKIGGTAIRNVRGVGWMVDRPS, encoded by the coding sequence ATGCGCGTTCTGTTGATCGAGGACGACACGATGATCGGTGCCGCCGTCGAACAGGCGCTGAAGGATGCTGCCTATGCGGTGGACTGGGTGACGGACGGCGAGACCGCCGTCGACGCAGCGACGAGCGAGTCCTATGAGCTGGCCCTGCTCGATCTCGGCCTGCCGAAGGCCGACGGCCGCGACGTGCTTCGCCGGCTGCGTGCGCTCGGCCGCAGGCTGCCCGTCATCATCGTGACCGCTCGCGACGGCGTCGATGACCGCATCGAGGGCCTTGATCTCGGTGCGGATGACTACCTGATCAAGCCATTCGAGATTCGCGAGCTGCTGGCACGGATGCGTGCCGTGCTGCGCCGCGAGGGCAGCGGCTCCTCGACGCTGCTGACCAATGGAAAGCTCACGCTCGATCCGGCGACGCGCGAGGCATCGTTCCTCGACCAGACGTCGCGGCTCACGGCGCGCGAGTTCGCGCTGCTGCAGGCGCTGCTGGCGCGGCCAGGCACGATCCTCTCGCGCAGTGAGCTCGAACGACAGATCTACGGCTGGAATGAAGAGGTCGAGAGCAACTCCGTCGAATTTCTGATCCACACGATCCGCAAGAAGATTGGCGGCACGGCGATCCGCAACGTTCGCGGCGTCGGCTGGATGGTGGACCGCCCGTCATGA